In a genomic window of Punica granatum isolate Tunisia-2019 chromosome 6, ASM765513v2, whole genome shotgun sequence:
- the LOC116210863 gene encoding phosphatidylinositol transfer protein 3 produces the protein MEKEVKDESFGLAEEEQAFEQSSEIERSKIGIMRAFVEREDPSSKDVDDYMLRRFLRARDLDIEKASNMFLKYLSWKRSFLPNGGSISLSEIPNELAQNKLFMQGLDKKGRPIVVVFGNRHKPSKSSLEEFKRFVVFTLDKICSRMPPGKEKFVAIGDLEGWGYTNSDIRGYLGALSILQDCYPERLGRLFIVHAPYVFMTAWKMVYPFIDSNTKKKISFVESKKLRSTLLAEIDESQLPEIYGGKLPLVPIQEV, from the exons ATGGAGAAGGAGGTCAAAGATGAGAGCTTCGGCTTGGCAGAGGAAGAGCAGGCATTCGAACAGAGCAGTGAGATTGAGAGGAGCAAGATTGGGATCATGAGAGCCTTCGTTGAAAGGGAAGATCCCTCTTCCAAG GATGTGGATGATTACATGTTAAGGAGGTTTCTGCGAGCCCGTGATCTAGACATCGAGAAGGCTTCCAACATGTTCCTAAAGTATCTCAGCTGGAAGCGGTCTTTTCTCCCTAACGGCGGCTCCATATCTCTGTCGGAAATCCCGAACGAGCTCGCCCAGAACAAGTTGTTTATGCAAGGTCTCGACAAGAAGGGGCGACCGATAGTGGTCGTGTTTGGGAATAGGCATAAACCTTCCAAATCGAGTCTAGAGGAGTTCAAGC GTTTCGTAGTCTTTACCCTCGATAAAATATGTTCAAG AATGCCCCCGGGAAAGGAAAAGTTTGTTGCCATAGGAGATCTTGAAGGGTGGGGGTACACGAACAGTGATATCCGTGGCTACTTGGGAGCTCTATCAATCCTGCAG GACTGCTACCCCGAGCGGCTCGGGAGATTATTCATAGTCCACGCACCTTACGTGTTTATGACCGCTTGGAAGATGGTTTATCCATTCATCGACAGTAACACCAAGAAGAAG ATCAGCTTCGTCGAGAGCAAGAAGCTGAGGAGCACTCTGCTGGCCGAAATTGATGAGAGTCAGCTCCCTGAAATATATGGAGGCAAGCTTCCTCTAGTTCCCATTCAGGAAGTTTGA
- the LOC116210862 gene encoding pentatricopeptide repeat-containing protein At4g21065-like: MNDVYKLHGRLLKTTGAVENSPAALRRVLLSCAASAPESLTHARALFSRVRSPDTFAYNTIIRAHAHFSPSQALVFFLQMLRSSVPPDNFTFPFVLKAGARLQAAVDGVHALTEKLGLGSDLYVQNALVSAYGSSRSVESAGKLFDEMPQRDLVSWSSMISCKANNGFPYEALTLFQQMQMTERTRPDEVTMLSVILAVSTIVELELGRWVETYMHRTGLALTVPLGTALVDMYSRCGSVEESMRVFDAMPERNVLTWTTLINGLAVHGLGKEALRAFDEMKSSGVRPDPITFNAVLVACSHSGLVDEGWKVFESIGTEHRMEITLEHYGCMVDMMGRAGLLQQACNFVEKMPIRPNSVIWRILLGACANHSDVKLAEQVKERIREIDPHHDGDYVLLSNVYGGLGRWTEKSRVRNSMQELRISKRVGYSLISVDREIHRFVSGDNSHPSWGKIWNILSSVIERLKAEGYSPRTSNALHDVEEEEKESSLSFHSEKLAVAFALLSFKDSRTVRIMKNLRICRDCHSFMKHVSGTFGREIIIRDRNRFHHFRRGSCSCRDYW; the protein is encoded by the coding sequence ATGAATGATGTTTACAAGCTCCACGGCCGCCTCCTCAAGACCACCGGCGCAGTCGAGAACAGCCCCGCTGCCCTCCGCCGCGTCCTCCTCTCATGCGCCGCCTCCGCCCCGGAGAGCCTCACCCACGCGCGGGCTCTCTTCTCCCGCGTCCGGTCTCCCGACACCTTCGCCTACAACACCATCATTCGGGCCCACGCCCACTTCTCCCCCTCCCAGGCGctcgtcttcttcctccagATGCTCCGCTCCTCCGTTCCGCCCGACAACTTTACCTTCCCCTTCGTCCTCAAGGCCGGCGCCCGTCTCCAGGCTGCCGTCGACGGTGTCCACGCGCTGACCGAGAAGCTAGGCCTTGGTTCCGACCTGTACGTGCAGAACGCCCTGGTGAGCGCGTACGGCTCCTCGAGATCCGTCGAGTCTGCCGGGAAATTGTTCGACGAAATGCCCCAGAGGGACCTCGTCTCCTGGTCCAGCATGATCTCTTGTAAAGCCAACAATGGCTTCCCCTACGAAGCTCTGACGCTGTTCCAGCAGATGCAAATGACGGAAAGAACCAGGCCCGATGAAGTCACCATGCTCAGCGTGATATTGGCAGTCTCGACCATCGTAGAGCTCGAGCTCGGAAGGTGGGTGGAGACTTATATGCACAGGACTGGTTTAGCACTCACTGTCCCTCTCGGTACCGCCTTAGTAGACATGTATTCAAGGTGTGGCTCGGTCGAGGAATCGATGAGGGTGTTCGATGCCATGCCGGAGAGAAATGTGCTGACTTGGACTACCCTGATTAATGGGCTCGCCGTGCATGGGCTCGGAAAGGAGGCCCTCAGGGCCTTCGATGAGATGAAGAGCTCCGGTGTCCGACCTGATCCTATCACCTTCAATGCAGTCCTAGTGGCCTGTAGTCACAGCGGACTTGTGGATGAAGGATGGAAGGTCTTCGAGAGCATAGGGACCGAACACAGGATGGAGATCACGCTTGAGCATTATGGCTGCATGGTGGACATGATGGGGCGGGCCGGATTGCTCCAACAAGCATGTAATTTTGTCGAGAAGATGCCGATACGGCCCAACTCGGTCATCTGGCGAATCCTGCTCGGGGCATGTGCGAACCACAGTGATGTCAAGTTGGCCGAACAAGTAAAGGAGAGGATTCGGGAGATTGACCCTCACCATGACGGGGATTACGTGCTCCTGTCGAATGTCTATGGCGGGCTGGGCAGGTGGACCGAGAAGTCCCGCGTGAGGAACTCAATGCAAGAGCTGAGAATCAGTAAAAGAGTGGGATACAGCCTGATAAGTGTAGATCGGGAGATCCACAGGTTCGTCTCAGGGGATAATTCTCATCCTAGTTGGGGGAAGATCTGGAACATTTTAAGTTCGGTGATCGAGAGACTGAAAGCTGAAGGATACTCACCCCGAACTTCAAATGCGCTTCACGATgtagaggaggaagagaaggaaagCAGCCTCAGCTTTCACAGCGAGAAACTGGCAGTAGCTTTCGCGCTGCTAAGCTTCAAGGACAGTCGGACGGTAAGGATCATGAAAAACCTGCGGATATGTCGGGATTGCCACTCTTTCATGAAGCATGTCTCGGGTACATTCGGGAGGGAGATCATCATCCGTGACCGGAATCGTTTCCATCATTTCAGGAGGGGTTCATGCTCCTGTCGAGATTATTGGTGA
- the LOC116210860 gene encoding probable beta-1,4-xylosyltransferase IRX10: MRACWRAIVAVFFAGALLWSCGAEQRPRTERISGSAGDVLEDDPVGRLKVFVYELPSKYNKKILQKDPRCLNHMFAAEIYMHRFLLSSPVRTLNPEEADWFYTPIYTTCDLTPTGLPLPFKSPRMMRSAIQLISTTWPYWNRTEGADHFFVVPHDFGACFHYQEEKAIERGILPLLQRATLVQTFGQRNHVCLNEGSITIPPYAPPQKMQTHQIPVDTPRSIFVYFRGLFYDVNNDPEGGYYARGARAAVWENFKNNPLFDISTDHPTTYYEDMQRAIFCLCPLGWAPWSPRLVEAVVFGCIPVIIADDIVLPFADAIPWEEIGVFIDEKDVPNLDTILVSIPPDVILRKQRLLANPTMKRSMLFPQPAQPGDAFHQILNGLARKLPHSRNVFLKPGEKMLNWTAGPVGDMKPW, from the exons ATGAGAGCTTGCTGGAGGGCGATTGTGGCGGTTTTCTTCGCCGGTGCTCTTCTGTGGAGCTGCGGAGCTGAGCAGAGGCCGCGCACTGAGCGCATTTCGG GGAGCGCTGGCGACGTCCTGGAAGATGATCCAGTGGGGAGGTTGAAAGTATTTGTTTATGAGCTTCCTAGTAAGTATAACAAGAAGATCCTCCAAAAGGACCCGAGATGCCTCAATCATATGTTTGCTGCCGAGATTTATATGCACAGATTCCTGTTATCGAGTCCCGTCCGGACTCTCAATCCTGAGGAAGCAGACTGGTTCTACACGCCTATATACACGACGTGTGACCTTACTCCCACTGGGCTTCCCTTGCCCTTCAAGTCCCCCAGGATGATGAGAAGCGCGATTCAGCTCATCTCCACGACTTGGCCTTATTGGAATCGGACTGAGGGCGCTGATCATTTCTTCGTTGTGCCTCATGATTTTGGAGCCTGCTTCCATTACCAG gaAGAGAAAGCAATTGAGAGGGGAATTCTCCCGCTTCTCCAGAGAGCGACCTTGGTTCAGACCTTCGGACAGAGAAATCACGTTTGTTTAAACGAAGGCTCCATTACCATTCCCCCATATGCTCCTCCCCAGAAAATGCAGACCCACCAGATTCCCGTGGATACTCCTCGGTCTATCTTTGTCTACTTCCGTGGCTTGTTTTATGACGTTAATAACGATCCGGAAGGTGGTTATTATGCGAG AGGTGCGAGGGCTGCTGTTTGGGAGAATTTCAAGAACAACCCACTGTTTGACATCTCGACGGACCACCCAACCACCTATTACGAGGACATGCAACGGGCCATCTTCTGCCTGTGCCCATTGGGTTGGGCCCCGTGGAGCCCCAGGCTTGTAGAAGCTGTAGTCTTTGGGTGCATCCCAGTGATCATAGCAGATGATATCGTTCTTCCATTCGCTGACGCCATCCCATGGGAAGAAATTGGGGTATTTATAGATGAAAAGGATGTACCAAACTTGGACACGATCCTCGTGTCCATCCCACCCGATGTTATACTGAGGAAGCAGAGGCTGCTCGCAAACCCTACGATGAAACGGTCTATGCTATTTCCCCAGCCCGCTCAGCCTGGAGACGCTTTCCATCAGATACTGAATGGATTAGCTCGGAAGTTGCCGCACAGCAGGAATGTTTTCCTGAAACCCGGGGAGAAGATGCTGAACTGGACAGCAGGGCCCGTGGGGGACATGAAACCTTGGTAG
- the LOC116210861 gene encoding glycine--tRNA ligase, mitochondrial 1-like, whose translation MRSVVARFSSSSPSIGRHSSIPRLLSRFLSLHRLAPMAAPSEESLRKALADKQAAVDSRGNAVRALKAAKASKPEIDAAIEALNSLKLEKSSIEQQLQAIVRGGDGSSLSREEFRQAVVNTLERRLFYIPSFKIYRGVAGLYDYGPPGCAVKANVLSFWRQHFVLEENMLEVDCPCVTPEIVLKASGHVDKFTDLMVKDEKTGTCYRADHLLKDFCNEKLQKDLTLSAEKAAEFKHVLATLDDLSADELGAKIKEYGIVAPDTKNPLSDPYPFNLMFQTSIGPSGLLRGFMRPETAQGIFVNFKDLYYYNGNRLPFAAAQIGQAFRNEISPRQGLLRVREFTLAEIEHFVDPEDKSHPKFQEVADLEFLMFPREQQMSGQSATKMCLGEAVSKGTVNNETLGYFIGRVYLFLTHLGIDKERLRFRQHLANEMAHYAADCWDAEIECSYGWIECVGIADRSAYDLRAHTEKSGVALVAAEKFTQPREVEKLVITPNKKELGQAFSRSQKNVVEALEAMTEEEAMKMKAALESKGADEFLVCTLGETVTIKASMVKISKEKKKEHQRVFTPSVIEPSFGIGRIIYCLYEHSFYRRGKNKEEQLNVFRFPPLVAPIKCTVFPLIQKPEYEAVAQRISKLLTAAGVSHIIDMSGNTIGKRYARTDELGVPFAITADSESDVTIRERDSKDQVRISVDEVALVVKGLTDGQRTWADIWAAYPHHSSASADDE comes from the exons ATGCGATCAGTGGTCGCCAGATTCTCCTCCTCATCACCTTCCATTGGCCGACATTCGTCCATTCCTCGCCTCCTCTCTCGCTTCCTCTCTCTGCATCGTTTAGCTCCAATGGCAGCACCCTCCGAGGAGTCCCTCCGCAAGGCTCTGGCCGACAAGCAGGCTGCCGTCGACTCCCGAGGCAACGCCGTCCGCGCTCTCAAGGCCGCCAAGGCGTCCAAGCCTGAGATCGACGCCGCCATCGAGGCCCTCAACAGCCTCAAGCTCGAGAAGTCCTCGATCGAGCAGCAGCTCCAAGCTATCGTTCGCGGCGGCGACGGCAGCTCCCTCTCCAGGGAGGAATTCCGTCAGGCCGTTGTCAACACTCTCGAGAGGCGGCTCTTCTATATTCCTTCCTTCAAGATTTACCGCGGTGTGGCCGGGCTCTACGATTACGGCCCGCCCGGCTGCGCCGTCAAGGCCAATGTCCTCAGCTTCTGGCGTCAG CATTTTGTTCTGGAGGAGAATATGCTTGAGGTTGATTGCCCGTGCGTGACGCCGGAGATCGTCCTCAAGGCATCCGGTCACGTAGACAAGTTCACTGACCTCATGGTGAAGGATGAGAAGACCGGGACCTGCTATCGGGCTGACCACTTGCTCAAGGACTTCTGCAACGAGAAGCTTCAAAAGGACCTGACCCTCAGTGCGGAAAAGGCTGCAGAGTTCAAGCATGTGCTCGCCACCCTGGACGATCTCTCCGCCGACGAGCTTGGCGCTAAGATTAAGGAGTACGGTATCGTGGCTCCGGACACGAAGAATCCTCTCTCCGATCCATATCccttcaatttgatgttccaGACATCAATCGGCCCTTCTGGCTTGCTCCGTGG GTTTATGCGCCCCGAAACTGCTCAGGGCATATTTGTGAATTTCAAGGATTTGTATTATTACAATGGCAATAGGCTCCCTTTTGCAGCAGCCCAGATTGGTCAGGCTTTCAGGAATGAG ATTTCTCCACGTCAAGGTCTTTTGAGAGTCCGGGAGTTCACACTGGCTGAGATTGAGCATTTTGTTGATCCGGAAGACAAATCGCACCCCAAATTCCAGGAAGTTGCTGATTTGGAGTTTCTGATGTTCCCTAGGGAGCAACAAATGTCTGGCCAATCTGCCACAAAAATGTGCCTGGGTGAAGCAGTTTCGAAG GGCACCGTTAACAATGAAACTCTTGGCTATTTCATTGGGAGAGTATACCTCTTCTTAACCCACCTTGGTATAGACAAAGAACGTTTACGGTTCAGGCAGcatcttgcaaatgaaatgGCCCACTATGCTGCGGATTGTTGGGATGCTGAGATTGAATGCTCGTATGGTTGGATCGAGTGTGTCGGCATTGCAGATAGATCTGCATATGATCTGCGTGCTCACACG GAGAAAAGTGGTGTTGCTCTTGTTGCTGCCGAAAAATTCACACAACCAAGAGAAGTAGAG AAACTGGTTATAACTCCAAACAAAAAGGAGCTTGGCCAAGCTTTTAGTAGAAGTCAAAAGAATGTAGTTGAAGCACTGGAG GCAATGACCGAAGAAGAAGCTATGAAGATGAAAGCTGCTTTAGAATCTAAAGGAGCGGATGAATTCCTTGTATGCACCCTCGGGGAAACAGTAACTATCAAGGCTAGCATGGTCAAGATCTctaaagagaagaagaaggaacaCCAGCGAGTTTTCACACCATCAGTAATTGAGCCTTCTTTTGGTATTGGGCGCATAATATATTGCCTTTATGAGCATTCTTTTTACAGAAGAGGCAAGAATAAGGAAGAGCAATTAAATGTCTTCCGCTTCCCTCCGCTCGTGGCCCCGATCAAATGCACAGTCTTCCCATTGATCCAAAAGCCGGAGTATGAAGCAGTAGCTCAACGTATCAGCAAGTTGCTGACTGCTGCTGGAGTTTCACACATAATTGACATGAGCG GTAATACAATCGGGAAAAGATACGCGAGAACAGATGAGCTAGGTGTTCCCTTTGCGATAACTGCCGATTCGGAATCAGATGTGACAATCCGAGAGAGGGACAGCAAGGACCAGGTCCGAATCAGCGTCGATGAGGTGGCATTGGTTGTGAAGGGCCTAACTGATGGGCAAAGGACATGGGCAGACATCTGGGCGGCTTACCCCCATCATTCCTCTGCCTCTGCTGATGATGAGTAA